The DNA sequence CAGATAGAGGCTGATTGCACCCAAGTATAGGGTCGGCCTCAGGCGTGTCACTTGGAATACTTCCAGCTGAAAGTGATCTTTTCATACTAACCCTACAAATACAGCAACTTTCACCATAAGATGTTTTTGGAGGATAATTTAATTGTTACTCAAGAGACAAGGAAATAGTTTATTGTGGCTTTCTCTAAACAAGTCTTACAATACATTAGACAGCTTCTTACCTAACATTCTCATTAGGAAAATTAGAATCACGTTTCCCAACATTGTAATGTTGGTCTGAACCCAATTCCCATAGTGCAGGTTTTCCTTGTTGTGGTTGAAAGTGCCCCAAAAATCTGAAAAATCAAACATTAAGATGGCTTTCACTTCCTCTGTCATTTGTCAATAAACCTTGCAACAGATTGCCAAAGAATCATATGCAATAGACTGACAGTAACAATGCAAGTATTGCCTGGTTAATTAATTGGAGGACAAATTCAACTTACACATTTATAGCATCTTGTTTATCACGATCAAAGTAGGCATTATTACAATACCGTTGTAGAGTTCTAATGAGTTCTTGCGACTGTGCTGCGGGCTTCCATTGACCTCTTCTCTCAGAAAATATCTGTTTGTTTGGACATAATGTGGAATTTACATAAATTTTTGTATGGGATGAAAGATACGACAAAGAacaaactacataaaaataacttaGCCAGCAGTTGGGTAGGTAAGGGTGATTTGGCTAATCCAACTCCTATCTATTTTCACTTTCATAACACAAGCAAAGCAAGTAAGTAAAAAATTACCTTATTGTGTGCTGCAGAACCACCATATTGGAATGCAAGTGTGTCTCCCATGATCTCATAAATTGTCATTAGCTCATCAGCCAAAGGCTCACCAAGATTAATTTTTGGAGATTCTGTAAATCCCAAAGTAAATAGCTGAGTTCCAAGACAAACTAAACCATAGACATATTGGGCAACATTAGTACGATCTAGACAGTCGATGCAATTGGTCCTCAAAACCCCTTTCTGATTCAATAAGGGTTTGACATTGTGGCTTCTATTGGAATCACCAGGACATCTAGTATTGCAAAGTTCTATTTCCACGTTATCGGCACTCTCATTTCGAATGGATAAGTTCTCTGAAGAGAAGTTATCGGTTTTATTGATCCTAAATCACATTTTAGTGTAACAATTATAAGAATAAGAACATCAAGCAAAAAAGACGAAATTATGCCTTTTAAGATATACAGGTTCTAATACGGTAAGGTGGATCAACCACAAACGTTTAGaaccaagaaaacacaaagagatAAGTAATAAGCTGGTGACCTTTGGATATAACTTACTCAATATCTGGAGATTCCAGGGGCCTTGAATTTGGGGCTACTTGACAATAGAAGATCCCAGTTAAGCTTAAAGCATATGCAGACATGTTTGCTAGCTGCCTCAGAACATTAGTTGCTTTGCTGCAAAGacaaaatccaattcaatcACACTAAACTTGCAGAAATTTCTACTCATTATgtgaaaagcaaaaaaaaaaaaaaaagcattacCTCTTAGAATGTCTATGCAAATCCCACTGAAAAAACATGAGACGATTCTCCCTTGGCAGACTTGTATTTATATGCCTTACAGCATCTGCAAATTCTGCTCGAAGAATGGTCTCTCTAGGCTTCGTCTCGCGTGTCTATTATTAGTTATACAATTGTAACAAAAacaagagaatttttttttactaattaggGGTTGGCATATTCATAGGAAAGAAGAGAAAGTACCATCCATTGCTCAGTATTTTAATGGTTCTTCAAgtaatgagaaaaaatttaccttaatcaaatttaaaatgatGATTGGATTTCCATATCTCTTGGCTAGATTCTCAAAATGAAGTCTTGTAGCCTCATAATTTACGTCCTTTTTGTATACTGAGGGGAAcccaaagagaaaaaaaatcagaaaaaaagtATGGAGAAAAAACTGCTAAAAAGGGGATTTTGCAATTCATACATATAATGTCAGGTTTTATGTTTATTCGTGATGTTTCCTGTGACCAGAAAAGTGGAATTGAGCCCCGAATCTGTACCACAGAACTAATTTGAGTTGGGCAATCTTCAGTAGCATTTGCAATTACAATCTGTTCTGTCTCAACGTCATTGGCGACTCTACCCTTCTCATTGACACCTCGTTTCAAGTATCTGCACAGGGAAGTGgaaacaatcattgaaagcaTTCTAGAAAATGTGTATATGCTGTaatgatttgaaaattttctacgAAAGAAATTGAAACAAAACTGAGATATAAGACAGGCAGTACAATTTCCATGTAAGATTAAGCCAGCTATCCCAATCAACCATTtacttgtgtgtgtgtgtgtgagtgtGTGTTAGGGGGAATTGCGTTCAAACCTGGTGCCAGCATAATGGCGTGAGCGTCTAGCAATGAGAATTAATTTGAAGATCCGATCAGAAATAGAGAGCTCAACCTAGATGgaatgaaaaagaaagaaaaacttcAGTAAAATTCCAAACTGAGAAAACATCCTGAATATTAAGGATTGGTCACTATACAATAATTCTTAGCAAGCATTCGAATATTATAAAAGCAGTAAGCTATAAGATTTCAGCAGCTTTCCCTCATTCATTTTCAAATTCCAAAATTCTCACACAAACAATCCAACTAAAATCAGTATTCAGATTATTATTTCATAGAGAGTAACCTGTTATCAAATTTTCTTAAACACATACCTGTTTAAAGAAACCATACACTAAGGCAACTGTCCATAAAGTATTATTAAGATTATTTCGGATTCCACGAGTCAAGTACTCATTCCAAACAAACATCGATTCATAAAGAAACTGTCCTGCTTTACAGTCATTCAAATTCCTTTGAAGACTATGCATGACATTGTATGAGTAGCTGTAATAGAAATCTTTTGTGAGATCCACTGTGGATAGCAGCTTCTTGTATCTAAGCcaacaagaaaaagaaaaaggacaaatatatattagtaaaaAAAGAATCAATCAATCCAATAAAACAATGGAGATGAATAATTATAAGCATTAAATATAAATGaacaaagaaaattataaaaacaaaaccaaTAGAATATAGTTAGTGTTTTCCCCCAGCAAAACCTTGTCGATACCTTGTCTCATTCAAggtgttatttttttacatcATAACAGCTCTGTCCCTGTCAATATTGCAGGAAAACACCAGAACTAtacaaacaataataacaatgaaGGATTAAGATTTGGAAGATGTACTAAGTGTTTCATCTATAGGCGGAAAACTAATGTACCAGAGTAACTTGAGCTGGTTATGATTCTGAGAACCCaactcatcatcacattcacattGCAGAAGTCTCAACAAATACAGTACAAAGTTACTTGTGTACTactgaaatgatataaattataaaaccaAACCAATTAATGTACCCCCAAACAATGAAATTCAAACCAAAAAGAAATAACCATATATACTAGAATACTGTTATATGTACAATTAAAGAATGTCTGTCTAGTTCTCGATGCTActctcttattttctctttaaaagTACTATGTACATATTACATTTACAAGCATAATGGACTAGAGACCTGTTCTCATCCTTAGAGTAAGGCAAGTTTGACCGCACTGTAGAATTTGGTACTGGAATCATTTTGCTTTTGGAAATTCCATATATTGTATGACCACAAATTGTTCCAAGCTTTCTTCGTTTTGTGATAACAAGCATGTAATAAGGTCCCAGAAATCTAACAAAGCCTAGAACCAAAGGATAACTTATTTAGTTCCatatcaaagagaaaaaaaaagatgtaaaattatgaaaaatacagTAAATTGTACCAATTATTCCATAACATAT is a window from the Cannabis sativa cultivar Pink pepper isolate KNU-18-1 chromosome 1, ASM2916894v1, whole genome shotgun sequence genome containing:
- the LOC115707158 gene encoding phosphoinositide phosphatase SAC2 translates to MASGEVLCQKLNRDNCYLKKFKLYETPSNFYMIGRDKSRTHWRVLKIDRLEPTELTIFEDSTTYSEHDCHDLLRRLHEGNKAVGGLKLIAICYGIIGFVRFLGPYYMLVITKRRKLGTICGHTIYGISKSKMIPVPNSTVRSNLPYSKDENRYKKLLSTVDLTKDFYYSYSYNVMHSLQRNLNDCKAGQFLYESMFVWNEYLTRGIRNNLNNTLWTVALVYGFFKQVELSISDRIFKLILIARRSRHYAGTRYLKRGVNEKGRVANDVETEQIVIANATEDCPTQISSVVQIRGSIPLFWSQETSRINIKPDIILYKKDVNYEATRLHFENLAKRYGNPIIILNLIKTRETKPRETILRAEFADAVRHINTSLPRENRLMFFQWDLHRHSKSKATNVLRQLANMSAYALSLTGIFYCQVAPNSRPLESPDIEINKTDNFSSENLSIRNESADNVEIELCNTRCPGDSNRSHNVKPLLNQKGVLRTNCIDCLDRTNVAQYVYGLVCLGTQLFTLGFTESPKINLGEPLADELMTIYEIMGDTLAFQYGGSAAHNKIFSERRGQWKPAAQSQELIRTLQRYCNNAYFDRDKQDAINVFLGHFQPQQGKPALWELGSDQHYNVGKRDSNFPNENVRVSMKRSLSAGSIPSDTPEADPILGCNQPLSEIVAAANDGISESTPLIPTNEDSIAACRYIPSVIQKQFFKFMHDGQLLGRDPISCDEDDECNFSNFMDADWLSSSGNSCEGDINERSLGSLSIENVVNGLNIDMNEPARKSSGMSTVKENEQAKPDLDELLEKFGSWVSDGGSLFH